Within Epilithonimonas zeae, the genomic segment AATTATACATTAATTATAATGATTCCTGGATTGTTGGCAGGAAATGTGATAGGAATCGGATTGCTGTTGATCCAAAAATATACAGGAATTATAAAGCTTGACCCGGAAAATTACTTCATCAGTACAGTTCCGGTAGATCTTAACCCGTTATACATCATTTCGATTTCTGTCGGGATTTTTATCGTATCGGGCATCGCAATGATTTTACCAAGTTATTTGATCAGTAGAATCTCACCATTAAAGGCTATTAAATACAGTTAATTAATTTTTATAGATTTAAATACTTGAAAAAATACTTAAATGATACTAAAAAACCTTAATTATCCACTTGATTTTAAATTCAAGATCACCACATTGGCCAGCGACTTTAACATTACGGACAGAAACGGGAATTATGTTGCTTATGTTCGTCAGAAAATGTTTAAGCTGAAGGAAGATGTAATTGTTTTCAATGATGAAAGTAAATTAAAGGAATTATTCAATATCAAGGCGAACCAATGGATTGATTTCAACGCATCTTATTTGATGACGGATTTGGTTAATGGTAAAAAATTCGGAAGACTGGCAAGAAAAGGGGTTCGTTCTCTCTGGAAATCCCGGTATGATATCATCGATGAAAATGATCAACCGAAATATCAAATCAATGAAGACAATGGCTGGGTAAAGGTTTTTGACAGTTTCATTGGCGAGATTCCGATTATAGGATTGTTCACGGGTTATTTTCTGAATCCTTCTTACACCGTGAAAGATAATGCGGGTAAAGAATACTTCAGACTGAAAAAAATGCCTTCTTTGGTTGGGAGGAGATTCCAATTAGAAAGATTAATTGATATTGATGACGAAGACGAATCTCTTGTTGTTTTGAGTTTTCTGATGATGGTTCTTTTAGAAAGAGCGAGAGGATAATAGCCTTAATTAAAATAATAGAATATGAAATATTACAATAATATAGTTGAAACGATTGGTAACACACCTTTGGTTAAAATCAATAAAGTCTTGGGAGAGGATTTTCCAGCTTTGGTTTTGGCAAAAGTGGAAACGACCAATCCCGGAAATTCTGTGAAAGACAGAATGGCGCTTAAGATGATACAAGATGCTGAAAAAGACGGACGTCTGAAACCTGGCGGAACAATCATCGAAGGAACTTCCGGAAACACGGGAATGGGCTTGGCTTTGGTGGCAATTCAGAAAGGTTACAAATGCATTTTCGTGACCAATTCCAAACAATCCAAAGAAAAATGCGACATCCTGCGTGCAGTTGGTGCAGAAGTGATTGTTTGCCCGACAGATGTGAAACCGACAGATCCGCGTTCTTACTATTCGGTTTCCAAAAGACTGGCAACTGAAACAGAGAACGGTTGGTATGTGAACCAATACGATAATTTGTCCAACAGACAAGCACATTACGAAAGTACAGCACCGGAAATCTGGGAACAGACGGAAGGAAAACTGACGCATTTCGTAGTAGGCGCCGGAACAGGCGGAACAATTACAGGCTGTGGAAAATTCTTCAAGGAGAAAAATCCAAATATTAAAGTTATTGGCGTTGATACTTATGGTTCAATTCTGAAAGAAATCCACGAGACAGGAGAGATTCACTTGAACCACGCTTACACTTATATTACTGAAGGAATCGGCGAAGATATTCTTCCTGAGAATTATGATATGAGTGTGATTGACCATTTTGAAAAAGTGACTGATAAAGATGGTGCAATCTACGCAAGAAAACTGGCAAAAGAAGAAGGGATTTTCTGTGGCTATTCTGCAGGAAGTGCGATGTCTTCTTTGGTCCAAATGAAAGACCAGTTTACAAAAGACGACGTGATTGTCGTTCTGCTTCACGACCACGGAAGCCGTTATGTAGGAAAAATCTACAACGATGAATGGATGAAGGAAATGGGTTGGCTGGAATAATGATGAATTAATGATAAAATAAAGAAACCGCTGTCGAGAGATAGCGGTTTTTTATTTGATGTGATTAGAATTATACAATTCCGCCACCTACTATCAATCTTAAAAATCCAAAAATCGCTGCGGCTGAACACATAATAATTCCAGCCGTTGCATTGCCTTTTGGTAAATTATCTTCCTGTACATAAGCCACAATGCTGATTACCAATCCTATCATTGCAAACGGAATATTAATCCAGTTAAAGGCTCCAAGACAAGGAATAAATCCAAACAACAACCCGAAGATGGCTAAGATTCCCAGTACTAGACTTGCTTTTTTCATAGTTTTGTTTTTATATTTTTTAAATAGTTTAAGAATAAAATTGAATTTAGGATTAATAATCCGAAAATAAAAATACTGAATGGGTTTAAATGAAAAGCGGTTTCAAGATTAAAATGTTTGATTTCTATAAAAGCTCTCGTCGAACCACATAACAAACATTCTTTTCCAACTTTTTGATACTCACACGTTGGCGAAATAGATAAAAGTTTAACATCATCAATGAGAAATAAAAGCAACAATATTAATATAGATATGATTGCTGAAATCTGCCAAACGATTCTGATTGCACTTTTTAGTTCTTGATTTTTATAGATTGTTTTGATCATTTTATCAATTGATCTGCTAATAATCCTAAAACTAAACCTCCAACAGTTCCAAATACACCCAATAAAATCATCGGGATTGCTATTAATGTTATAATTTGGGAATGAGATTCTCTTATTTCGATAAAATATTTTGATGAATCTACTGGTTGAAGAGGAATGATGCTTCCTATCATACTTTCTATTTTCGAAATGTTGCTGCCATCCTTAAATTCAATTTTATAATTTCCGATTGGTGCGCGAAATCTATAAAGTTCCATTCTTCCTGTAGAAAAATTATTAGTTTGTGGTCTCAGTAGGGAAAAACTTAATTTTATTTCCTCATTTGTAGATTCTTCGTAGATGTGTAATTTGAATTGGTCAATTGGCGTTCTTTTAAACATTTGTCCTTTCTGCCAAATTGAAAAGTAGCCTTCTTTTGTAATCGAAAATTGCCCACTTTTGTCCAAATACGGGATTTCTAAAAGAAGTTTTCCGTTAAAAGCTTTTCTAATTAATTGTATGCCTTTAACCATAATAAAAACACCAATTGGAATTAGACAGAAAAATAATATTTGAATTGATGTGATGGGCATTGTTGGTATTAGTTATGGAACTTACACAAAAACCTCAAAGTCAATCCCATCAAAACTAGCAAAAACCATTGTCGGATAAGAATCCTGATGGAAGATATTACCTTCAGAATCAATCCCAATTGCGCCTGCAAAACCATCAATTTCTTTCAGTTCTTCAAAGGTTCTGTCAAAGGCATTTTCAATAGTTAATCCGTCGGTTACTCGGGTTACGATTTTAGCAGCAGTCGCATTACTCACGATATCTTCTCCAACACCTGTACAACTTATTGCACAAAATTGATTGGCAAAATTTCCTGCAACAGTCGCCGAATCAGAGATTCTTCCAGAAATTTCAAAACCTTTTCCACCGGTAGAAGTTGCAACAGCCAGTTTTCCGTGTTTGTCAATCGCAACAGCGCCAACAGTTCCTTTTCCTCCGTTTTTTAGTTTCTCTTCGTATTCTTTTCTTCGCTGAGGAATTTCCGTTGAGAAGTTTTCGAAACCGTGTTGATTAGCATATTGTTTGGCTCCGTTGCCGCCCAAAACGCGGTCGTCTTCTTTCATCAATTCTTTGGCAACAAAAATCGGATTTTTTACATCCTGAATATTAATCACGCCACTCATTTTCTGAGTTTCGCCATTCATTATCGCAGCGCTCATTCGGATTATTCCGTCACTTTGGATTTGCGAACCAATTCCGGCATTGTACAGTTCATCATCTTCCAGCAGCGAAACCGCATAAGCAACCGTATCAAAAGCAGAATTGTCTTTTAAGAATTCATAGGATTTTTTCGCAATATCTTTTAATGAATTTTGTTTGGCAACTTTCACTTCATTACTTTGACTGCTTTCTGAGAAAAATCCACCGTGGATGATTATTTTCATTTTAAATTTTATTAGTTTTTTCAAAAAAAATCTCACAGATTAAGCAGATTGCTGAATTATTTTAAATGTTAATCTGTTGAATTTGCTTAATCTGTGAGAAATCTATATTATTCTGAGCTTACCTGCGGAATCGGATTATATTGCGAATTAACAATCGTCATTTCCCGGCTTTTCAAATCGAATGTATCATTCATAGAAAGCACATCCACAATCAGATTTTTGATAGAAATCGGTTGCCCCAATTCTACATTCGTCAGGTTTGTATCTTTGATTTGAAGGCCGTCCACCAAAATCACAAGACCGGAACCAATCGCCGTCATCGTTTCTTCTTCAATGAACAAGCCTGTATCTTCACCAAGGCCAATTCCCAAAGTTCTCGGATTGTTCACAACCGCCTGAAATAATCTTCCGATTCTTCCTCGCTGTACAAAATGAGTATCAATAATCACATTTTCTATAAAGCCAAGACCTTGAGTCGTTTTGATTTCGCCTTTCAAAAGTGCCTCGGAGCTGGATCCTTGATAAATCATATTTTCCGATGCAGCAGCAGCTCCCGCAGAA encodes:
- a CDS encoding cyanophycinase, translated to MKSKGKLVIIGGAVNKGSFTETSFDQNVEKNLNFFERGILRKIIDESKLKEDSVIEVITTASQIPDIVGPEYKKAFEYLGAKNCNILDIQNREQANSDAIVARANAADVVMFTGGDQLRLTSILGGTRFHDSILNKYQNEDFIYAGTSAGAAAASENMIYQGSSSEALLKGEIKTTQGLGFIENVIIDTHFVQRGRIGRLFQAVVNNPRTLGIGLGEDTGLFIEEETMTAIGSGLVILVDGLQIKDTNLTNVELGQPISIKNLIVDVLSMNDTFDLKSREMTIVNSQYNPIPQVSSE
- a CDS encoding DUF2752 domain-containing protein — its product is MIKTIYKNQELKSAIRIVWQISAIISILILLLLFLIDDVKLLSISPTCEYQKVGKECLLCGSTRAFIEIKHFNLETAFHLNPFSIFIFGLLILNSILFLNYLKNIKTKL
- a CDS encoding PLP-dependent cysteine synthase family protein, which gives rise to MKYYNNIVETIGNTPLVKINKVLGEDFPALVLAKVETTNPGNSVKDRMALKMIQDAEKDGRLKPGGTIIEGTSGNTGMGLALVAIQKGYKCIFVTNSKQSKEKCDILRAVGAEVIVCPTDVKPTDPRSYYSVSKRLATETENGWYVNQYDNLSNRQAHYESTAPEIWEQTEGKLTHFVVGAGTGGTITGCGKFFKEKNPNIKVIGVDTYGSILKEIHETGEIHLNHAYTYITEGIGEDILPENYDMSVIDHFEKVTDKDGAIYARKLAKEEGIFCGYSAGSAMSSLVQMKDQFTKDDVIVVLLHDHGSRYVGKIYNDEWMKEMGWLE
- a CDS encoding isoaspartyl peptidase/L-asparaginase — encoded protein: MKIIIHGGFFSESSQSNEVKVAKQNSLKDIAKKSYEFLKDNSAFDTVAYAVSLLEDDELYNAGIGSQIQSDGIIRMSAAIMNGETQKMSGVINIQDVKNPIFVAKELMKEDDRVLGGNGAKQYANQHGFENFSTEIPQRRKEYEEKLKNGGKGTVGAVAIDKHGKLAVATSTGGKGFEISGRISDSATVAGNFANQFCAISCTGVGEDIVSNATAAKIVTRVTDGLTIENAFDRTFEELKEIDGFAGAIGIDSEGNIFHQDSYPTMVFASFDGIDFEVFV